CGGCCAGTCACCGCCTTCCGCAGCCGCCAGAGCCCGTAAAGGCCCGGAATTTGGTGATTTTGCCGGCTCGCGCCGCTTGCCTTCACCCTCGCGCCACATTTACAACCCATTAACCACGATGGGTGCTTTTCGCTGGTTTGGGGGCATTTGACCGGCTGAGGCAAGGTTCCGATAAGGTTGACGGAACGTTCGCTTAACCAACCCCCTGTAGACCGGACGGCAGTGGACGAACGTGAGCGTGGAGGCTCCGGAATGAAATATCCTATGCGTATCCTCCAGGGATTGAAGCTGGCCGCGGTGGTTGCCATCGCGCTGTCGATGGGTGCCTGCGCCAAAACGAACGCGGGTCTGGACGCCAATGCGAGTGCGGCGACCCCGGGCAGCCAGCAGGATTTCGTGGTGAACGTGGGCGACCGCGTGTTCTTCGAGAGCGACCAGACCGATCTGACCCCGCAGGCGATCGTGACCCTGGAGAAGCAGGCGCAGTGGCTGCAGACCTATCCGCGCTACTCCTTCACCATCGAAGGTCACGCCGACGAGCGCGGCACCCGCGAGTACAACATCGCGCTTGGCGCCCGCCGTGCCCAATCGGTGCGCTCCTTCCTCGCCTCGCGCGGCATCGACCCGAACCGGATGCGCACGATCTCCTACGGCAAGGAGCGCCCGGTCGCCGTGTGTAACGACATCTCCTGCTGGTCGCAGAACCGTCGTGCTGTGACCGTGCTGAACGCGAGCTCCTGACCGCCGGTCAGCCGCTGTTCATCTTCGGAAACCGAATATGCCGGCGCCCTCACGGGCGCCGGTTTCGTTTCAGCGAACTGTGACAGAAACCCGGTGGTGCCAGTCACACTTTTGGCGTAGTGCGTTTCAATGTGTGGCGCCTCGAATGTTCCGTCGCAGATTTCGCTTTCGTCGTCAGGGCAAGATGTCATCCAGATCCAAGGGAATTACCGGCGTCGTGGCATTGGCCGCGCTGCTCTCTTTGTGCGCGCCCGCATTCGCGCAGACCGACGACGATCCCGAGATGCGGATCGAGCGGCTGGAGAACCAGCTGCGCCAGCTCACCGGCCAGAACGAAGAGCTGCAATATCGCAATCGCCAGCTCGAGGATCGCATCCGGCAGCTCGAGGGCGGCGCGCAAGGTGCTGCGCCCGGCCAGCCACCGGCCCAGCCCAATGTCGCAGCCGTCCCGCCCGCTCAGGTCACCCCCGGCTATCGCCAGCAGCCGCCGCAGCAACAGGCCGTGCAGCAGCCGAACTACCAGCAACCGAACTACCAGCAGGGCCAGGTCGGGGCGCCCGCGCCGATCGTTCAGGAGCAGCCGGGCCCAGGTGCTCCCGGCACGCGCCGCCGCGGCGATGCGTTCGACCCCAGCCAGAGCCCCAATGCGCCCGGTGCGCCGCGCGCGCTCGGCGGCGGCCAGCAGCCGATGCCGGTCGGTGCGCCGCTCGATCTGTCCAACAACGGCGGACAATATCCGCAAGGAGCAGCTCCCGCTCAGCCCGGCTATCCGCCGGCGCAGCAGCAGGGCTATCCCGCGCAAGGTGGCGGTCCTGCGCTCGCCACCCTGCCGCCCTCGGCCACGCCCCGCGACGAGTTCGACCTCGGCATCGGCTACATGCAGCGCAAGGACTATGCGCTCGCCGAGCAGACCATGAAGAACTTTGCCGCGAAATATCCGAACGATCCGCTGCTTGGGGATGCGCAATACTGGCTCGGCGAAAGCTATTTCCAGCGCCAGCAATAT
This genomic interval from Bradyrhizobium guangzhouense contains the following:
- the pal gene encoding peptidoglycan-associated lipoprotein Pal codes for the protein MKYPMRILQGLKLAAVVAIALSMGACAKTNAGLDANASAATPGSQQDFVVNVGDRVFFESDQTDLTPQAIVTLEKQAQWLQTYPRYSFTIEGHADERGTREYNIALGARRAQSVRSFLASRGIDPNRMRTISYGKERPVAVCNDISCWSQNRRAVTVLNASS
- the ybgF gene encoding tol-pal system protein YbgF, translating into MSSRSKGITGVVALAALLSLCAPAFAQTDDDPEMRIERLENQLRQLTGQNEELQYRNRQLEDRIRQLEGGAQGAAPGQPPAQPNVAAVPPAQVTPGYRQQPPQQQAVQQPNYQQPNYQQGQVGAPAPIVQEQPGPGAPGTRRRGDAFDPSQSPNAPGAPRALGGGQQPMPVGAPLDLSNNGGQYPQGAAPAQPGYPPAQQQGYPAQGGGPALATLPPSATPRDEFDLGIGYMQRKDYALAEQTMKNFAAKYPNDPLLGDAQYWLGESYFQRQQYRDSAEAFLAVTTKYDKSAKAPDALLRLGQSLAALKEKEAACAAFGEVGRKYPRASAGVKAAVDREQKRVKC